The DNA sequence tcttactgtgtgtgtgtgtgtgtgtgtgtgtgtgtgtgtgtgtgtgtgtgtaataacgtTAGATTCACAGGTTGTAGTGATGTCCCCATGCCTCACACAGCCTACAACAGTTATTTGCACAACCTTCGGCCGCCGATTACTCAAAACCATTCTTGTAAACATTACAACTCCCACGTCATAGTGTTGTAGGTCTTAATGGCTCTCGTGTGTGTTGCACGGAAAACACCCCgggaatctacacacacacacacacacacacacacacggtaaacgTTCATCACACGCATGATTTTTCCCGTGTGTTGCTGCACAGGATGACAAACGTTTTCTAATTAGTCATAGAAACAGAATCCCTGCAAGCTGCGTCATGATAACAATACGGGTTGTTGAACTTGGTAATTGGTAATAGATTAGAGCTTTTCACTGTCAGAAAACAACGAATGAAATATCGGTGTATATTTATTGGCATTTTTTCCTTTCGTGGACAAAGTTAATCATtgtgtcttgagtacgacgaccgtacgacccttgaacacgacggtacgaccgttgaacacggcggtacgacgcttgggcacgacggtacgacccttgatcacggcggtacgacccttgaacacggcgacggtacgacccttgaacatgacggtacgaccgttgaacacgacggtacgacccttgagcacgacggtacgacccttgagcacgacggtacgacccttgaacacgacggtacgaacacagctttccatggtttaccccagacgcttcacatgccttgattcaatccactgacagcacgtcaaccccggtataccacatcgatccaattcactctattccttgccctcttttcaccctcctaataataataataattttgatttATGTATTAGGTTATTAcagaacatatatatttttttaaggtTTGTGTATAATTTCCATTTAAAGATTCTACAGGTTGTGGAAGTGGTTGTTCATGTTTCCATCTGAGTTACGTGAACAGGAAGATAGTGATGGATAAGGTCATGCTGTAGTGGTGTCCTGAAGTGTggttggtgatgctgtggtggtgttctgaagtgtggttggtgatgtagtggtggtgttctGAAGTGTGGTTGGCGATGCTGTAGTGGTGTTCTGAAGTGTGGTTGGCGATGCTGTAGTGGTGTTCTGAAGTGTGGTTGGTGATGCTGTAGTGGTGTTCTGAAGTGTggttggtgatgctgtggtggtgttctgaagtgtggttggtgatgctgtggtgttcTGAAGTGTGGTTGGTGATGCTGTAGTGGTGTTCTGAAGTGTGGTTGGTGATGCTGTAGTGGTGTTCTGAAGTGTGGTTGGTGATGCTGTAGTGGTGTTCTGAAGTGTGGTTGGTGATGCTGTAGTGGTGTTCTGAAGTGTGGTTGGTGATGCTGTAGTGGTGTTCTGAAGTGTGGTTGGTGATGCTGTAGTGGTGTTCTGAAGTGTggttggtgatgctgtggtgCGTAACACTGGTGTGGCCTGGGCGCCAGGTAAACCTTGTTCTGAAATCTGTTTCATTTCGAactcagacacaattgaaaacaCTTTGGTTTTGCAGATGTGTTGATCGTAAGGTGAGAATGTTTTCACTCTGGCTGCCACAGTTTGGAAGAACAAATCAATGGGGTCCTCACTATTTTCTTCCTCATTATTTACCAACACatatttggaggaggaggaggaggaggaggaggaggaggaagaggaagaggaagaggaagaggaggaggagcgttcaCATGACTTTGTGGGTTTTCGTGACGAAATGCTACCTTCTCCTGtacacctcccacctccacaTAACACTTCGtctccaccaacactgacacaatgCTGCTTCAATTGTGGCACTACCACAGCTTGCTCCACcacatcttcctccaccacatcttcccccaccacgtcttcctccaccacctcttcctccaccacatcttcccccaccacatcctccttcactacatcttcccccaccacaccttcctccatCACATCTTCCCCCACcacgtcttcctccaccacctcttcctttaCCACATCTTCCTCCATCACATCCTCCACGTCCTCAGGACCCACACTTCCGTCCGGGTCAGGCACCGTCTTGCTCTTAAGGAGGAAAGTCTTGACAGAAGACATTACAACTCCACACTTATGTTTGCCTCCACTTCTTCCTTGCCCCTGaccactgtgtggaccagccATCTTCCTCAAGTGCCTTCGATACTGATCACGCAAGCAAACCCACCTCCGCTTACACTCGCTCCCTGGGGAAAGCAAACAACACATCAGTGTTTACAATGGAGAAAGCAAACAACACATCCTTGTTTACAATGGGGAAAGCAAAACAACACATCAGTGTTTACAATGGAGAAATCAAACAACACATCCTTGTTTACAATGGGGAAAGCAAACAACACATCCTTGTTTACAATGGGGAAATCAAACAACACATCCTTGTTTACAATggggaaggcagagagagagagagagagagagagagagagagagagagagagagagagagagagagagagagagagagagagagacccgatgAGAGTGTAACAATGCCAAAGAGTTGGTCATTAAAGCAAGACATTATAGACAACTTGAGAACAACGGTTCGAAACCTTATCTCAAGGAGTTTGAATGTTACTCAGCCAAGGGGTCTGAACAGGGCCTAGCTTGGCGACTGACCTCGGGGGTCTGAAAGCCAGCCAGCCCCACAGAGAGGGGGACTAAGTTCCTCTGTGGTTGGTTACAATGATCCTGGTGGCTTTGTTGACAGAGGCAAATGGTTTGTTAATTCCGGGTCGTGAGTAGGTCAAAGTCCGGGTCTAATTATAGTCTGTGCTAGACATTCTAACGATGCCTAGGTAGTTAATGATACTGTCCAATTAGGGCCCCCTCTAACGCCTAAGGGCCAGTTAGAGAGACCATTCCTTTACTCTAAAGGCCAATTAAGATGTCGTTTTAGAGCCGAATGTTGAATGATGAAGACAGTATAAGGTAAATATGGATCAGCTGCGCAGGGCGTGGTAACCACAGCTGTGCCACATCCTCCACATCCAGCTGTGTGAGGCGTCATTGCGCTTCGTCCCTGTCTGAGCGTATTGGAAGGAACTAGTCATCCACAGATGAGCAAATGAGAGATACGCCTCGATAACGCTTGTGTTCTTCTCATTGGACCAGTCCATCATACTAACATAGAGAAACGATGAACTAAAACGAAACGAagcgaaaagaaaatgtatatacactCGTGGGTGCCAACTGCGCACGGAGACGTGTGCGTCCTCGCGTGTCTGCGCATGTTGACCTGTGCGCACCGATTTGAGGCATGTCTCGCCCTGCGCCGACGCATGACTCATCATGCAACAGACGCATGCGTCCTGTGCGCACGCGAAGGTGCGCAGGTCTGAACGCAGCTTAAGGAAGGAAGTAAGGTGGGCAACTCGtccccattttctatcatttcGATCCATCACACTAACGAAGAAACGAACATGAGATGAGTGGATGACCCCCCCCAGGGCGCGTTACGGTGGATGACCTCCCCAGGGCGCGTTACGGTGGATGACCCCCCAGGGCGCGTTACGGTGGATGACCTCCCCAGGGCGCGTTACGGTGGATGACCCCCCAGGGCGCGTTACGGTGGATGACCCCCCAGGGCGCGTTACGGTGGATGACCCCCCCAGGGCGCGTTACGGTGGATGACCTCCAGGGCGCGTTACGGTGGATGACCCCCCCAGGGCGCGTTACGGTGGATGACCCCCCCAGGGCGCGTTACGGTGGATGACCCCCCAGGGCGCGTTACGGTGGATGACCCCCAGGGCGCGTTACGGTGGATGACCCCCCCAGGGCGCGTTACGGTGGATGACCCCCAGGGCGCGTTACGGTGGATGACCCCCCCAGGGCGCGTTACGGTGGATGACCCCCCCCAGGGCGCGTTACGGTGGATGACCCCCAGGGCGCGTTACGGTGGATGACCCCCCCCAGGGCGCGTTACGGTGGATGACCCCCAGGGCGCGTTACGGTGGATGACCCCCCCAGGGCGCGTTACGGTGGATGACCTCCAGGGCGCGTTACGGTGGATGACCCCCCCCAGGGCGCGTTACGGTGGATGACCCCCCCAGGGCGCGTTACGGTGGATGACCTCCCCAGGGCGCGTTACGGTGGATGACCTCCCCAGGGCGCGTTACGGTGGATGACCTCCAGGGCGCGTTACGGTGGATGACCCCCCCAGGGCGCGTTACGGTGGA is a window from the Panulirus ornatus isolate Po-2019 chromosome 32, ASM3632096v1, whole genome shotgun sequence genome containing:
- the LOC139759286 gene encoding uncharacterized protein translates to MAGPHSGQGQGRSGGKHKCGVVMSSVKTFLLKSKTVPDPDGSVGPEDVEDVMEEDVVKEEVVEEDVVGEDVMEEGVVGEDVVKEDVVGEDVVEEEVVEEDVVGEDVVEEDVVEQAVVVPQLKQHCVSVGGDEVLCGGGRCTGEGSISSRKPTKSCERSSSSSSSSSSSSSSSSSSSSSKYVLVNNEEENSEDPIDLFFQTVAARVKTFSPYDQHICKTKVFSIVSEFEMKQISEQGLPGAQATPVLRTTASPTTLQNTTTASPTTLQNTTTASPTTLQNTTTASPTTLQNTTTASPTTLQNTTTASPTTLQNTTTASPTTLQNTTASPTTLQNTTTASPTTLQNTTTASPTTLQNTTTASPTTLQNTTTASPTTLQNTTTTSPTTLQNTTTASPTTLQDTTTA